From Microbacterium sp. LWH11-1.2, one genomic window encodes:
- a CDS encoding NtaA/DmoA family FMN-dependent monooxygenase (This protein belongs to a clade of FMN-dependent monooxygenases, within a broader family of flavin-dependent oxidoreductases, the luciferase-like monooxygenase (LMM) family, some of whose members use coenzyme F420 rather than FMN.), whose amino-acid sequence MTKQLIVNLFEMATPGHITHGLWRQPDNQRERYADISYWTELAQVAEAAGFDAIFLADVVGAYDVYDDSFEPALERGLQIPNIDPLLLVAAMAAVTEHIGFGVTFSTTYEPPFAFARRMATLDHLTRGRVGWNIVTSYLPNAARNFGLDDQIPHDTRYEIAAEYIDVLYKLWEGSWDDDAVVADKDGGTYSRAGAVRAIDHVGTHFRVAGPHLSEPSRQRVPLLFQASASKAGIAFAAQHAEVLFTADRPPGALERNIAAIRDESVRHGRRPEDTRYVVMATVIVAPTEEEARAKYEEYRSFRDPEGAFIHMSVPFHPLQHPADITVREALEREGRQDVVDAGALPLHLTVGQFAGAVDEAWDSRFLAVGSPEQVADTIERWLDADGIDGINLRQYHSFDTARDFGELVVPELRRRGRMREAYVPGEILRERIFGEGPRLPERHPAARYRGGANL is encoded by the coding sequence ATGACCAAGCAGCTCATCGTCAACCTGTTCGAGATGGCGACGCCGGGGCACATCACCCATGGGCTGTGGCGTCAGCCGGACAACCAGCGCGAGCGCTACGCCGACATCTCCTACTGGACCGAGCTGGCGCAGGTCGCCGAGGCGGCCGGTTTCGACGCGATCTTCCTGGCCGACGTCGTGGGTGCGTACGACGTCTACGACGACAGCTTCGAGCCCGCGCTCGAGCGCGGGCTGCAGATCCCCAACATCGATCCGCTGCTGCTCGTCGCCGCGATGGCGGCCGTCACCGAGCACATCGGCTTCGGCGTGACCTTCTCGACGACCTACGAGCCGCCGTTCGCCTTCGCGCGGCGCATGGCGACGCTCGATCACCTGACCCGCGGGCGGGTGGGATGGAACATCGTCACCTCGTACCTGCCGAACGCGGCGCGCAACTTCGGTCTCGACGATCAGATCCCGCACGACACCCGATACGAGATCGCGGCGGAGTACATCGACGTCCTCTACAAGCTGTGGGAGGGCTCGTGGGACGACGACGCGGTCGTCGCCGACAAGGACGGCGGAACGTACAGCCGCGCCGGCGCCGTGCGCGCGATCGATCATGTCGGCACGCACTTCCGCGTCGCCGGGCCTCACCTGTCCGAGCCGTCGCGGCAGCGTGTTCCGCTGCTGTTCCAGGCGTCGGCGTCGAAGGCCGGCATCGCGTTCGCCGCGCAGCACGCGGAGGTGCTGTTCACGGCCGACCGTCCGCCCGGAGCGCTCGAGCGCAACATCGCCGCGATCCGCGACGAGAGCGTGCGCCACGGTCGGCGGCCGGAGGACACGCGGTACGTCGTGATGGCCACCGTCATCGTCGCGCCCACCGAGGAGGAGGCGCGGGCGAAGTACGAGGAGTACCGGTCGTTCCGCGACCCCGAGGGAGCGTTCATCCACATGAGCGTGCCGTTCCATCCCCTGCAGCATCCGGCCGACATCACGGTGCGTGAGGCGCTGGAGCGCGAGGGGCGGCAGGACGTGGTCGACGCGGGCGCGCTCCCGCTGCATCTGACCGTCGGCCAGTTCGCGGGAGCGGTCGACGAGGCGTGGGATTCGCGCTTCCTCGCGGTCGGCAGTCCTGAGCAGGTGGCCGACACGATCGAGCGGTGGCTCGACGCCGACGGCATCGACGGGATCAACCTGCGCCAGTACCACTCGTTCGACACGGCCAGGGACTTCGGTGAGCTCGTGGTTCCGGAGCTGCGTCGGCGGGGACGGATGCGCGAGGCGTACGTGCCGGGGGAGATACTGCGCGAGCGGATCTTCGGCGAGGGGCCGCGCCTCCCGGAACGGCATCCCGCTGCGCGGTATCGCGGGGGTGCGAACCTCTAG
- a CDS encoding DUF222 domain-containing protein — translation MNVGGPWFTEGMTALADATAEQVKALSSATDMLVGLERTISSLQAARDGVLAIGSRLALQVAAEQEHPDFGELAARTVASEMAAALRVSDRTVQARMADAVWRVERFPLVWAAQGSGRISAAHARAICDAAEHLEDATDRDSYSAEMVAFAESESPNRVSRRGRRVAERFQPRSMDERHADAREKRSVWVKDTGDGMTQLGLLGPSALVHGVFERLTAMAKAVRSSASEQDHDAVQEQSVRGADTRTLNQIRADIALDLLLSGAPAGHDTPDELLAAITASVSVTVPVTSLMGRATAPAELNGRTPMDLATARRLAGAASGWDRILTHPITGALLSVDRYRPSAELRRHLRARDQRCRFPTCGHAATHSDIDHHHDAARGGATTVENLGHLCRRHHVLKHHSPWHVEPLGDGTYAWTSPTGRTYIDKPPPPHTITFTDDDSSPPF, via the coding sequence TTGAATGTCGGTGGCCCCTGGTTCACTGAAGGTATGACAGCACTGGCGGATGCGACGGCCGAGCAGGTGAAAGCCCTGAGTTCGGCGACCGACATGCTCGTGGGGCTCGAGCGGACGATCAGCAGTCTGCAGGCCGCGCGCGACGGCGTTCTGGCGATCGGTTCTCGTCTGGCCCTGCAGGTCGCCGCCGAGCAGGAACACCCCGACTTCGGTGAACTCGCAGCGCGCACGGTCGCTTCCGAGATGGCAGCTGCGCTGCGCGTCAGCGACCGCACCGTGCAGGCGCGGATGGCGGATGCGGTGTGGCGGGTCGAGCGGTTTCCGCTGGTCTGGGCCGCCCAGGGGTCCGGCCGCATCAGTGCTGCGCACGCCCGAGCGATCTGCGATGCCGCCGAGCATCTGGAAGACGCCACGGACCGGGACTCGTACTCCGCCGAGATGGTGGCGTTCGCGGAATCGGAGTCCCCGAACCGGGTCTCCAGGCGCGGGCGGCGGGTGGCGGAACGATTCCAGCCGCGGTCGATGGATGAGCGGCATGCAGACGCACGGGAGAAGCGTTCCGTGTGGGTGAAGGACACCGGGGACGGGATGACGCAGCTCGGGCTGCTCGGCCCCTCCGCGCTCGTGCACGGTGTCTTCGAGCGGCTCACCGCGATGGCCAAGGCCGTCCGGTCCTCGGCATCCGAGCAGGATCACGATGCTGTGCAGGAACAGTCGGTGCGGGGAGCGGACACGCGGACCTTGAATCAGATCCGTGCCGACATCGCCCTCGACCTCCTCCTCTCCGGGGCTCCGGCCGGGCACGACACCCCAGACGAACTGCTCGCCGCGATCACAGCCTCGGTCTCCGTCACCGTTCCGGTCACCTCCCTGATGGGTCGCGCGACAGCTCCGGCCGAACTGAACGGTCGTACCCCGATGGACCTCGCCACCGCCCGCAGACTCGCCGGCGCAGCATCCGGATGGGATCGCATCCTCACCCACCCGATCACCGGCGCCCTGCTCTCCGTCGACCGCTACCGACCCAGTGCGGAGCTGAGACGACACCTCAGAGCCCGGGACCAGCGTTGCCGATTCCCCACCTGTGGCCACGCCGCCACCCACAGCGATATCGACCACCATCACGACGCCGCCCGCGGCGGTGCGACGACGGTGGAGAACCTCGGCCACCTCTGCAGACGACACCACGTCCTCAAGCACCACTCGCCATGGCACGTCGAACCCCTCGGCGACGGCACCTACGCCTGGACCAGCCCCACCGGCCGCACCTACATCGACAAACCGCCGCCCCCGCACACGATCACCTTCACCGACGACGATTCGAGCCCGCCGTTCTGA